From the Dioscorea cayenensis subsp. rotundata cultivar TDr96_F1 unplaced genomic scaffold, TDr96_F1_v2_PseudoChromosome.rev07_lg8_w22 25.fasta BLBR01002040.1, whole genome shotgun sequence genome, the window agacTAAATAAAAGACTATGAAAGGAAAGATCTtgcttcataaaaaaaaaaacaaaaagcggAAGACCATTTTCATTTCTCCATTCCTTGGAAATGAACACCCCCTAATCCTTCATCTAAAGGAGTTTAGGATGTTTCTATGCTTCAACCATGCATTGAAAAACCATACATTGGAAGGGAACCAACCCTCCACCTTTTGCAtggattaaatattttaatggcaTTTTATTTCTTGCCTTTCTatttggtgtatatatatatatatatatatatatatatataagtttcatACTAAACTATAGAGGATTTATCATCTATTTCTTAGTCTATTAATCTATTAGCACTGGACTTTTTGCATAAATTATTCATATTCTTAGTGAGAATGTGAGTTTAAATCTCAGTTTACATAAGATGAGACCATATGTGTTAACGTCATTTGTGGTCTGTccaggaaagaaaaaaaaactatgtaaGATTTCTTTTCCTGTTCAGTATATCTTTACACAGGCTTGTGATGACTATTATTTTAGATTCAATGGTTCATTGCATTCAATATGCAATGAAGAGTTTAAGAAAGGTatcttgcttcttgttcttttgtttgaatttttacactcctcctcctcctatatatatatatatatatataagatttctCTTTTGCATTTGAGTATGATTCTTGTTTTAGATTCATTGCATTCAATATGCAATGAAGAATAGTTTACTTGGAGAGTGTTGTATCATTGGAAATGCATTTGGGAGGTAGAGTAACAAAAAATTGTGAAGATGAGTCGATGAAGATTGTATAAAGATAATACAGAATTTGGTGATGATAAAGATTGAATTctgtaaatttttcttttgggttgtttgagattagaataaaaataaaattttaggacACTGCTCTGCCTCAGCAAATTGGAAAGTATAGgaacacataaagaaatattCAGAGCTGGTTTCTTGATTAGAGTTTATGGAAGAATTTGAGAAAGGATGATGACAGTAAGAGAACAAAATCTAAAGATTGCATTTTGTGATCATCTTCTGGATTTGTCTTCCATGTCTCTGTTCTAGATTTTTAAACAATTGctgcatttttattttgatttaagaaacatgaataatttgacatcttaatttgttgtttatacAGGCTTTAGCTGCATTTATGGGTCAAGTTATGCTAGAATCGATTTCTCTTGATCCATCACAGATGATTATAACAGCTGGTGCAACATCAGCAATCGAGACGCTTAGCTTCTGTCTGGCTGATCCCGGTGATGCAGTCCTTATTCCCTCGCCCAGTACACGAGGGTAGTTTATCCTCTAATATTTGAGCACAGCATAATAGTTTAGAATTCACTTAATCAACTGAGTGCACTATAATTTTGCAGATACGATAGGAATCTAAAGTGGCGAGCAGGAGTAGAAACAATCCCTGTTCCATGCCGAAGCATTGATAACTTCAGGTTAAGTATCTCCTCCCTCGAACTAGCATACAATCAGGCAAAGAAACAAGGTGTAAAAGTTCGAGCAGTTTTTCTCTTGAACCCTTCAAATCCCATAGGAAATCTGATTGACCGGGAGACTATGCATGAGCTACTAGACTTTGTCACTGAGAAGAATATTCATTTGGTATCAGACGAAGTTTTTGCCGGATCAAATCATGGAACCGATGAGTTTGTGAGCATTGCAGATGTTGCGCATACAGAAGGATTTGACAAAACCAGAGTGCATATAATATTTGGTTTGTCGAAAGTTCTTTCACTTCCGGGTTTTCGAATTGGAGTCATCTGTTCTTTCAATAAGAATGTCTTGGAGACTGGTAAGAAGTTTGCGAGATTTTTTTCTGTTTCGGTGCCAACTCAAAGATTGCTTGTCTCAATGCTTTCGGATGTGAATTTTGTTCAGAAATATATcgaaatcaagaagaagaggattcGGAGAATGTATGAATTGTTTGTCGAGGGATTGGAACAGTTCGGTATCAATTGTTTTCCTAG encodes:
- the LOC120257358 gene encoding probable aminotransferase ACS12, with amino-acid sequence MRVIVPLQSFVLGHGVHHQIKGQLSPSPSSSSSIRSSIVRTALVSSSSPAVVSSRATSMYSHEHESPGHIGFSKCLDDPYDRTTNPNGVVQLGIAENLLAMDLVKEWISENVKASLIDSEVSRLVPYHPYDGILELKTALAAFMGQVMLESISLDPSQMIITAGATSAIETLSFCLADPGDAVLIPSPSTRGYDRNLKWRAGVETIPVPCRSIDNFRLSISSLELAYNQAKKQGVKVRAVFLLNPSNPIGNLIDRETMHELLDFVTEKNIHLVSDEVFAGSNHGTDEFVSIADVAHTEGFDKTRVHIIFGLSKVLSLPGFRIGVICSFNKNVLETGKKFARFFSVSVPTQRLLVSMLSDVNFVQKYIEIKKKRIRRMYELFVEGLEQFGINCFPSSAGYYCWVDMSNLMRSNSEKGELELWDKLLNISKINVTPGSECHCVDPGWFRICFTTITEDDIPIVMERIKRITDKQ